GTCGGGAATCACCTTGGCGGCGTCGTCCTTGCGGTCGGACCGGAACAGTTTGGTGACCTCGTCGACGACCTCGGCGTAGCCCATCCGACGGTAGACGTCTGCGTGGAAGTTGGTGTCCTCGGCACCCATGCCACCCATGTAGAGCGCCAGGAACGGCTTTACCGCGGCGAAGGTCGCCGGCCGGTCGTCGGTGACCACCACCTGCGCCGTGGCGCAGATTTCGAAGTTCTCCCGCGAGCGCCGGGCGCCCGGTCTGGCGAACCCCTCGTCGAGCCATTCGTTGTAGGTGTCGGCCATCCGCGGTGAGTAGAAGATGGGCAGCCAGCCGTCGCAGATTTCGGCGGCCAGGGCAACATTCTTGGGTCCCTCGGCACCCAGCATGATTGGGATGTCGGCCCGCAACGGGTGCGTGATCGGCTTTAGCGGCTTGCCCAAACCCGTTGTGCCCTCGCCTTTCAGTGGCAGCGGGTAGTGGGGTCCGTTGCTAGTCACCGGAGCGGACCGTGCCCACACCTGGCGCACGATGTCGATGTATTCGCGGGTGCGCGCCAGCGGCTTGGGAAACTTGGCCCCATACCAACCCTCGACCACCTGGGGTCCGGACACGCCCAGCCCCAGGATGTGCCGACCACCGGACAGATGGTCCAGGGTCAGCGCCGCCATCGCGCAGGCCGTCGGGGTGCGCGCAGACAGCTGCACTACCGAGGTGCCCAACCGCACCCGCTGCGTCTCCCGCCCCCACCAGGCCAGCGGTGTGTAGGCGTCCGACCCCCACGCCTCCGCGGTGAACACCGCATCGAATCCGGCCTCTTCGGCGGCTGCGACAAGTTCCGCGTGGTTCTCCGGCGGCTGGGCGCCCCAATAACCGAGTTGCAGACCGAGCTTCATACGCGCCTCTCCCAAACCGATGTTGAAACCATTCTTAGAACCTGTTCTACTCGAAGGCGTGACAGCCAGTTCGAGCGGCCCAGCCCTGATCGATCACCCTGAGCCGCCTCTCTCCGCGCCGTTGACATTGTCCTTCGACTACACCCGTTCGGTGGGTCCCACGCTAGGGAAGTTCTTCACCGCACTGCGTGAGCGCCGCGTTCTGGGAGTACGCGGCTCCGATGGCCGGGTGCATGTGCCGCCTCCGGAATATGACCCGGTCACCTATGAGCCGCTTGGCGAGATGGTACCGGTGGCCAGCGTCGGGACCGTGGTGTCCTGGACCTGGCAGCCCGAGCCGCTCGGCGGTGAACCGCTGGACCGCCCGTTCGCGTGGGCGCTGATAAAGCTCGACGGCGCCGACACCCCATTGATCCACGCCGTAGATGTGGGCTCGCCGGACGCCATCAAGACCGGCGACCGGGTGCGGGTGCACTGGGCCGACGAGACGCTGGGGGCGATCACCGACATCGCCTACTTCGTGCCCGGT
The nucleotide sequence above comes from Mycobacterium vicinigordonae. Encoded proteins:
- a CDS encoding LLM class F420-dependent oxidoreductase, with the protein product MKLGLQLGYWGAQPPENHAELVAAAEEAGFDAVFTAEAWGSDAYTPLAWWGRETQRVRLGTSVVQLSARTPTACAMAALTLDHLSGGRHILGLGVSGPQVVEGWYGAKFPKPLARTREYIDIVRQVWARSAPVTSNGPHYPLPLKGEGTTGLGKPLKPITHPLRADIPIMLGAEGPKNVALAAEICDGWLPIFYSPRMADTYNEWLDEGFARPGARRSRENFEICATAQVVVTDDRPATFAAVKPFLALYMGGMGAEDTNFHADVYRRMGYAEVVDEVTKLFRSDRKDDAAKVIPDELVDDAMIVGDLDYVRKQIEVWEAAGVTMMVVGARSVEQVHDLAALT